In Thiohalorhabdus sp. Cl-TMA, one genomic interval encodes:
- a CDS encoding amidohydrolase family protein encodes MVALFLVSGMAAAEPQPVADVHLHYNWDHEEVTPPEVAAEKLARNKVAFGVVSGVPAARALKLKEAASMPVIAFFSPYIHHRGRLDWHRDERVLKRTRAALASGRFHGIGEVHFVASIGPPWSNPVFQGLLDLAREFEVPVLVHAEASDHRYFLPVCRSNPGVRFQWAHAGARMGPEAVGALMEACPNVWTELSARDPWRYGRFAAEDGSLPEAWRRLFERFPERFMIGSDPVWPPGMVFRWDTADTGWRRFEQFLDYHRRWLRALPQDLARKIRLTNAQRFFAYALSEPRNQ; translated from the coding sequence TTGGTCGCCCTCTTTCTGGTCAGCGGCATGGCAGCAGCCGAGCCGCAGCCCGTGGCCGATGTGCATCTCCATTACAACTGGGATCATGAGGAGGTCACCCCGCCGGAGGTGGCCGCGGAGAAGCTAGCCCGGAACAAAGTCGCCTTCGGCGTGGTCTCCGGGGTTCCGGCGGCGCGGGCGCTCAAGCTGAAAGAGGCCGCTTCGATGCCCGTGATCGCCTTTTTCAGTCCCTATATCCATCACCGGGGGCGATTGGATTGGCACCGGGACGAACGGGTCCTCAAGCGGACCAGGGCGGCCCTGGCCTCCGGCCGGTTTCACGGCATTGGCGAGGTGCACTTCGTCGCGAGTATCGGTCCCCCCTGGAGCAATCCGGTCTTCCAGGGGCTCCTGGATCTTGCCCGGGAGTTCGAGGTTCCGGTTCTGGTCCATGCGGAAGCCTCGGACCACCGGTATTTCCTCCCGGTCTGCCGGAGCAATCCCGGGGTCCGCTTCCAATGGGCCCATGCGGGCGCCCGCATGGGGCCGGAAGCCGTGGGGGCCCTGATGGAGGCGTGTCCCAATGTATGGACCGAGCTGTCCGCACGGGATCCCTGGCGCTATGGGCGCTTCGCCGCGGAAGACGGCAGCCTGCCGGAGGCCTGGCGCCGACTGTTCGAGCGCTTCCCCGAGCGGTTCATGATCGGCTCCGATCCGGTCTGGCCTCCGGGGATGGTGTTCCGCTGGGATACCGCCGACACGGGATGGCGGCGGTTCGAGCAGTTCCTTGACTATCACCGGCGCTGGCTTCGTGCGCTTCCACAAGATCTTGCGCGGAAAATCCGGCTGACCAATGCGCAGCGATTCTTCGCCTACGCCCTTTCCGAGCCCAGGAACCAATAG
- the rimP gene encoding ribosome maturation factor RimP, with product MSAIGRDGLIQMLEPTVRAMGYELVELELVGGSGNRVLRLFIDTPSGVTLDDCEAVSGAVEEVLDGEDPIPGEYSLEISSPGVDRPLRKDEDYQRFAGETVKIKTFGPVDGQRSFTGTLIGLEEGQVILNTPAGRAAIPREQIAKAHLVADL from the coding sequence ATGTCGGCGATCGGACGGGATGGGCTCATCCAGATGCTGGAGCCCACGGTCCGCGCCATGGGCTATGAGCTGGTTGAGCTCGAGCTTGTGGGCGGTAGTGGGAACCGTGTCCTGCGCTTGTTCATCGACACCCCGAGCGGGGTGACTCTGGACGACTGCGAGGCGGTAAGCGGAGCCGTCGAGGAAGTCCTCGACGGCGAGGACCCCATTCCCGGCGAGTACAGCCTGGAGATCTCCTCGCCCGGCGTGGACCGCCCGCTGCGTAAGGACGAGGACTACCAGCGGTTCGCGGGCGAGACAGTGAAAATCAAGACCTTCGGGCCGGTTGACGGGCAGCGCAGCTTTACCGGCACGCTGATCGGTCTGGAGGAAGGGCAGGTGATCTTGAATACGCCGGCCGGGCGGGCCGCCATCCCCCGGGAGCAGATTGCCAAGGCCCATTTAGTGGCGGATTTGTAG
- the nusA gene encoding transcription termination factor NusA has protein sequence MSSEILMVVDSVARQKGVDKDIIFQAMEAALTTVSKKKYGQDKAIRVEIDKDTGDFRSIRYWTVVPDDAELEEPEQEMHLSEARERDPEVEVGGTVEEDLPPIEFGRIAAQTAKQVILQKVREAERDMVVEEYEDRVGELITGVIKRMERGNAIIDLNRTEAILPRNEQIPRENLRAGDRVRAYLYDVRRTQSGPQVFLSRTHPQLIVRLFELEVPEIAEGIIQIRGAARDPGSRAKIAVSTSDDRIDPVGACVGLRGSRVQKVVDELAGERVDIIQHTGDAATFVCNALSPAEISRVVVDEELHTIDVVVNEDQLSLAIGRGGQNVRLASQLTGWEIDILTEEEEREKRTKEFEVYQKLFMEQLETDEEVAGILAEEGFTSLEEIAYVPLSELASIEEFDEEIAQELRTRARDALLNKAIAEEERLESEMDPSLMEVEGMDEATARRLVSGGVKSQEDLADSAVDELLDIEGITEQQAQDLIMAARRPWFEGGEQASGHTEG, from the coding sequence ATGAGTAGCGAAATCCTGATGGTGGTCGATTCGGTTGCCCGGCAGAAGGGCGTCGATAAGGACATCATCTTCCAGGCCATGGAAGCGGCCCTGACCACCGTATCCAAGAAGAAGTACGGCCAGGACAAGGCCATCCGGGTGGAGATTGACAAGGATACCGGTGATTTCCGGAGCATCCGGTATTGGACGGTGGTGCCCGACGACGCCGAGCTCGAAGAGCCCGAGCAGGAGATGCACCTCTCCGAGGCCCGGGAACGGGATCCCGAGGTGGAGGTGGGCGGTACCGTCGAGGAGGATCTGCCGCCCATCGAGTTCGGGCGCATCGCCGCCCAGACCGCCAAGCAGGTGATCCTGCAGAAGGTCCGTGAGGCCGAGCGGGACATGGTGGTGGAAGAGTACGAGGACCGGGTCGGTGAGCTGATCACCGGCGTCATCAAGCGCATGGAGCGCGGCAACGCCATCATCGACCTGAACCGTACCGAGGCCATCCTGCCCCGCAACGAGCAGATCCCGCGTGAGAATCTGCGCGCGGGGGACCGAGTACGGGCTTACCTGTATGATGTGCGCCGGACGCAATCCGGCCCGCAGGTCTTCCTGTCGCGGACCCATCCGCAGCTGATCGTGCGCCTCTTCGAGCTGGAAGTGCCGGAGATCGCCGAGGGCATCATCCAGATCCGCGGGGCCGCCCGGGATCCGGGATCGCGCGCCAAGATCGCCGTGTCCACCTCCGATGATCGGATCGATCCCGTAGGGGCGTGCGTCGGCCTGCGCGGTTCCCGGGTGCAGAAGGTCGTGGACGAGCTCGCCGGCGAGCGGGTGGATATCATTCAGCACACCGGCGATGCGGCCACCTTCGTCTGCAATGCCTTGTCTCCTGCGGAGATCAGCCGGGTGGTGGTGGACGAGGAGCTCCACACCATCGACGTGGTGGTGAACGAGGACCAGCTTTCCCTCGCCATCGGACGCGGCGGCCAGAACGTTCGGCTAGCCAGTCAGCTTACCGGCTGGGAGATCGATATCCTCACCGAGGAGGAGGAGCGCGAGAAACGGACCAAGGAATTCGAGGTCTACCAAAAGCTGTTCATGGAGCAGCTGGAGACCGACGAGGAGGTGGCCGGGATTCTCGCCGAGGAAGGCTTTACTAGCCTGGAGGAGATCGCCTACGTCCCCCTCTCGGAGCTCGCCTCCATCGAGGAGTTCGACGAGGAGATCGCCCAGGAGCTCCGCACCCGGGCCCGCGATGCCCTGCTCAACAAGGCCATCGCCGAAGAGGAGCGCCTGGAGTCGGAAATGGATCCGTCCCTCATGGAGGTGGAGGGCATGGACGAGGCCACCGCCCGCCGCTTGGTGAGTGGCGGCGTCAAATCCCAGGAGGACCTGGCCGACTCGGCGGTGGATGAGCTGCTCGACATCGAAGGCATCACCGAGCAACAGGCCCAGGACCTGATCATGGCTGCCCGTCGGCCCTGGTTCGAAGGAGGCGAACAGGCCTCCGGCCACACGGAGGGCTGA
- a CDS encoding DUF448 domain-containing protein, whose translation MANPERQCCACRQVHPKGELLRFVLGPNRLPVLDLRDKLPGRGAYLCPRRACIRKGLQPKGVPRALEAKPPEQSAEELRIEALDGLERLLREQLGHAHRFGAVVWGSDRVTDALSAGQADWVLIAVDAAQRTVTDMCSRAGGDRVFRAPAKSELGGVLGPAEVGVATVTHPRMADKIQALAVRWNRLREENGDGQG comes from the coding sequence ATGGCGAACCCCGAGCGCCAATGCTGTGCCTGCCGTCAGGTACACCCGAAAGGCGAGCTATTGCGCTTCGTTCTTGGACCCAACCGGCTCCCGGTGCTGGATCTTCGGGACAAGCTCCCGGGGCGGGGCGCCTATCTGTGTCCGCGGAGGGCGTGCATCCGCAAGGGCCTACAGCCCAAAGGGGTCCCGCGGGCCCTGGAGGCGAAGCCTCCCGAGCAATCCGCGGAGGAACTGCGTATCGAAGCCCTTGACGGCCTGGAGCGACTTTTGAGGGAGCAGCTGGGGCACGCCCATCGTTTCGGGGCCGTGGTGTGGGGTAGCGATCGCGTGACCGATGCCCTCTCCGCGGGACAGGCGGATTGGGTGCTGATTGCCGTGGACGCGGCACAACGAACAGTAACCGACATGTGCAGCCGGGCAGGCGGGGATCGGGTCTTTCGGGCCCCGGCCAAGAGTGAGCTGGGGGGAGTCCTTGGACCGGCTGAAGTGGGGGTGGCCACCGTTACGCACCCCCGCATGGCGGACAAGATTCAGGCTCTGGCGGTGCGCTGGAATCGGCTGAGAGAGGAGAATGGTGATGGGCAAGGTTAA
- the infB gene encoding translation initiation factor IF-2, giving the protein MGKVKVSTFAREMGTSDEKLLEQLRAAGVEKHSADQFVNDEDKRQLLAYLRKSHGGADEEEEPAPSKITLKRRSNRQVKQSFSHGRSRTVEVEVRKKRTFVKRRRDEELGDEEPEAETVGAEAAELEMEGAAAGSAPVAEEHEAPSTAEAEAAPETEEGEETTEREEAPMEEEAEPAEQQTAVEEAPAEEAAAVEGAPAEQPAPEEGPAPDKGKSKKGRKEQEEELRNKEASEEEGFESKKQRKKREKRAKREGRKREDRRGFERPEPQVREVAVPDTISVEELSNRLALKATELIKQLFKMGVMVTKNDTLDSDTATLVVEELGHKVKHVSEEALEEEVLAAEKPQGEAVARPPVVTVMGHVDHGKTSLLDYIRKAKVAAGEAGGITQHIGAYHVDTDNGTLVFLDTPGHEAFTAMRARGAQVTDMVILVVAADDGIKPQTMEAIDHAKAAEVPIVVAVNKCDLPDAEPEKVKQEMSQHGLIPEDWGGETVFVNLSAKTGDRVDSLLEMVALQSELLELQAVAEGPAQGIVIESKLDRGRGPVATILVREGRLHQGDVLLAGPEYGRVRALVNEYGDNVEDAGPSMPVEVLGLSGVPEAGDDAQVVTEERKAREISEMRHQRAKEQQIAANKRAKLEGMFEQMQQGEVAELPILLKADVQGSVEAMRESLEKLSNEEVQVKVIHAQVGGINESDVNLALASEAIIIGFNVRAEASARRLIEQNGVDVRYFSVIYEAVDQVKAALEGLLEPEITEEITGRAEVRDLFRVPKMGTVAGCQVIEGHVTRNAKVRVLRDNVVVYDGQLDSLKRFKDDAKEVREGYECGMGIKDFNDLKIGDVLECYESRETARTLD; this is encoded by the coding sequence ATGGGCAAGGTTAAGGTATCCACATTCGCCCGCGAGATGGGGACGTCCGACGAAAAGCTCCTCGAGCAGTTACGGGCCGCCGGGGTGGAGAAGCACTCCGCCGATCAGTTCGTCAACGACGAGGATAAGCGCCAGCTGCTCGCTTATCTGCGCAAGAGCCATGGCGGTGCCGACGAGGAAGAGGAGCCGGCACCCAGCAAGATCACGCTCAAGCGCCGGTCCAACCGGCAGGTGAAGCAGAGCTTCTCCCACGGGAGATCCCGGACCGTGGAGGTGGAGGTGCGCAAGAAGCGGACCTTCGTCAAGCGGCGCCGCGACGAAGAGCTGGGCGACGAAGAGCCGGAAGCGGAAACCGTAGGCGCCGAGGCTGCCGAGCTGGAAATGGAGGGGGCTGCCGCCGGCTCCGCGCCCGTTGCCGAGGAGCACGAGGCGCCGAGTACGGCGGAAGCCGAGGCCGCGCCGGAGACCGAGGAAGGCGAAGAGACTACGGAGCGTGAAGAGGCCCCGATGGAAGAGGAGGCCGAGCCGGCCGAGCAGCAGACGGCGGTCGAGGAAGCCCCTGCGGAGGAGGCCGCCGCCGTGGAAGGTGCGCCCGCGGAGCAGCCTGCCCCGGAGGAGGGCCCCGCCCCCGACAAGGGCAAGAGCAAGAAGGGACGTAAGGAACAGGAAGAAGAGCTCCGGAACAAGGAGGCTTCCGAGGAAGAGGGCTTCGAATCCAAGAAGCAGCGTAAGAAGCGTGAAAAGCGCGCCAAGCGTGAAGGGCGGAAGCGCGAGGACCGCCGCGGCTTCGAGCGTCCCGAGCCTCAGGTTCGCGAAGTGGCCGTACCCGACACCATCTCCGTGGAGGAGCTATCCAACCGGCTGGCCCTGAAGGCCACCGAGCTGATCAAGCAGCTCTTCAAGATGGGCGTCATGGTTACCAAGAACGACACCCTGGACTCCGATACGGCCACCCTGGTGGTCGAGGAGCTCGGGCACAAGGTGAAGCACGTATCGGAGGAAGCCCTCGAGGAGGAGGTCTTGGCGGCCGAAAAACCCCAGGGCGAGGCGGTGGCCCGCCCTCCCGTAGTAACGGTCATGGGCCACGTGGACCATGGCAAGACCTCGCTGCTGGACTACATCCGTAAGGCCAAGGTCGCCGCGGGCGAGGCCGGCGGAATCACCCAGCATATCGGCGCCTACCACGTGGATACGGATAACGGCACCCTGGTGTTCCTGGATACCCCGGGGCACGAGGCCTTCACCGCCATGCGGGCGCGCGGCGCGCAGGTCACCGACATGGTGATCCTGGTGGTGGCCGCCGATGACGGTATTAAGCCCCAGACCATGGAGGCCATCGACCACGCCAAGGCGGCGGAGGTCCCCATCGTGGTGGCCGTGAACAAGTGCGACCTTCCAGATGCGGAGCCGGAAAAGGTCAAGCAGGAGATGTCCCAGCACGGTCTGATCCCGGAAGACTGGGGCGGCGAGACCGTGTTCGTGAACCTCTCCGCCAAGACCGGGGACAGGGTGGACTCGTTGCTGGAGATGGTGGCTCTGCAGTCGGAGCTGCTGGAGCTCCAGGCCGTGGCCGAGGGCCCCGCCCAGGGTATCGTCATCGAATCCAAGCTGGACCGAGGCCGCGGCCCGGTGGCTACCATCCTGGTGCGCGAGGGTCGGCTCCATCAGGGAGATGTCCTCCTGGCGGGGCCCGAGTACGGCCGGGTGCGGGCCCTTGTGAACGAGTACGGTGATAACGTCGAGGATGCCGGCCCCTCCATGCCGGTGGAGGTGCTCGGGCTCTCCGGCGTCCCGGAGGCCGGCGACGACGCGCAGGTGGTGACCGAGGAGCGCAAGGCGCGCGAAATATCGGAAATGCGCCACCAGCGCGCCAAGGAGCAGCAGATCGCCGCCAACAAGCGCGCCAAGCTGGAGGGCATGTTCGAGCAGATGCAGCAAGGCGAGGTGGCCGAGCTGCCCATCCTGCTCAAGGCCGACGTCCAGGGCTCCGTGGAGGCCATGCGCGAATCCCTGGAGAAGCTGTCCAACGAAGAAGTGCAGGTCAAGGTGATCCACGCCCAGGTGGGCGGTATCAACGAGTCGGACGTCAACCTGGCGCTCGCCTCCGAGGCCATCATCATCGGCTTCAATGTCCGCGCGGAGGCCTCCGCGCGGCGGCTGATCGAGCAGAACGGCGTGGACGTGCGCTACTTCAGCGTGATCTACGAGGCCGTGGACCAGGTCAAGGCGGCCCTGGAAGGGCTGCTGGAGCCGGAGATCACCGAGGAGATCACCGGCCGCGCCGAAGTGCGGGATCTGTTCCGCGTGCCCAAGATGGGCACCGTGGCCGGCTGCCAGGTCATCGAGGGCCACGTCACCCGCAACGCGAAGGTTCGCGTGCTGCGCGACAACGTGGTGGTCTACGATGGCCAGCTGGACTCCCTCAAGCGCTTCAAGGACGACGCCAAGGAAGTGCGGGAAGGCTACGAGTGCGGTATGGGCATCAAGGACTTCAACGACCTGAAGATCGGCGATGTCCTGGAATGCTACGAATCCCGGGAGACCGCCAGGACCCTGGACTGA
- the rbfA gene encoding 30S ribosome-binding factor RbfA: MSQETSRTRRVGELIQQELGPLVQTELRDPRLAWVSILKVDVAPDLKSARVHYSCMPGTEADEDRDAVQESLERASGYIRGQIGRRLTLRSVPHLYFAYDDSLEQGDRMNRLLRSLHNGETDGE; this comes from the coding sequence TTGAGTCAAGAAACCTCCCGAACGCGACGTGTGGGGGAGCTCATCCAACAGGAGCTGGGCCCGCTGGTGCAGACCGAGCTCCGCGATCCGCGCCTGGCCTGGGTCAGCATTCTGAAGGTGGACGTGGCCCCGGACCTCAAGTCGGCGCGGGTCCACTACTCGTGCATGCCCGGCACCGAGGCCGACGAGGACCGGGATGCGGTTCAGGAAAGCCTGGAGCGTGCCAGCGGGTACATCCGCGGCCAGATCGGCCGCCGGCTCACCCTGCGCTCGGTTCCGCACCTGTACTTTGCCTACGACGACTCCCTGGAGCAGGGCGATCGCATGAACCGCCTGCTCCGTTCGCTCCATAACGGGGAAACCGATGGCGAATGA
- a CDS encoding DHH family phosphoesterase — protein sequence MANEATLADAAACIAQADSVLLSTHVSPDGDGIGSGLGLAKGLAAMGKEALLGIADPVPSYLSFLPAGDFVRSGPGDGKHWDVLLTLDCGDWERLGDAPGDRSRFGTVINLDHHRSNERYGDMNVVIPEASATGLLAFQLLEEIGAPIGSETALCLYTAIATDTGFFRYSNTDVTTFEAVTELVRAGATPYTVHHALHENNPPSRLRMMGEALRLLEFHGDGRIGIIPLDPGAYQRADAAPEDAEGLVELPRSVAGVEVAVLLRPTLEETAYKASLRSKKQVDVSRVAERFGGGGHARAAGCRLELPLDQARDRLVASIQEELNRAG from the coding sequence ATGGCGAATGAGGCGACCCTGGCCGATGCGGCAGCCTGCATCGCCCAGGCCGACAGCGTGCTGCTCTCCACCCATGTCAGTCCGGACGGCGATGGCATCGGCTCCGGTCTGGGCTTGGCCAAAGGCCTGGCGGCCATGGGCAAGGAGGCCCTTCTCGGCATCGCCGACCCGGTGCCTTCTTACTTGTCCTTCCTGCCCGCCGGCGACTTCGTGCGCAGCGGGCCGGGGGACGGAAAGCACTGGGACGTTCTGCTGACACTGGATTGCGGCGACTGGGAGCGCCTCGGGGACGCACCCGGGGATCGTTCCCGGTTCGGCACGGTCATCAACCTCGATCACCACCGTTCCAACGAGCGCTACGGCGACATGAACGTGGTGATCCCGGAAGCCTCCGCCACTGGCCTGCTGGCCTTCCAGCTCCTGGAGGAGATCGGGGCGCCCATCGGCTCCGAAACGGCCTTGTGCCTCTACACGGCGATTGCCACCGATACCGGGTTTTTCCGCTACAGCAATACCGATGTGACCACCTTCGAGGCGGTCACCGAGCTGGTGCGGGCGGGGGCCACGCCGTACACCGTCCATCACGCCCTGCACGAGAACAATCCGCCCTCCCGGCTGCGGATGATGGGCGAGGCCCTGCGGCTGCTGGAGTTCCACGGCGACGGGCGCATCGGTATCATCCCGCTGGATCCCGGTGCCTACCAGCGCGCGGACGCCGCCCCCGAGGACGCCGAAGGTTTGGTGGAGCTGCCGCGCTCGGTGGCGGGCGTGGAAGTGGCGGTCCTCCTGCGCCCCACGCTCGAGGAAACTGCCTACAAGGCCAGTCTGCGCTCCAAGAAGCAGGTGGATGTGTCGCGCGTCGCCGAGCGATTTGGTGGGGGCGGGCATGCCCGGGCCGCGGGGTGCCGCCTGGAGCTTCCGCTGGATCAGGCCCGGGACCGGCTGGTGGCCAGCATCCAGGAAGAGCTCAACCGCGCGGGATAA
- the truB gene encoding tRNA pseudouridine(55) synthase TruB produces MSDAVNGILLLDKPRGLSSNAALQKAKKLLKARKAGHTGSLDPMATGLLPLCFGEGTKVSKFLLEADKRYWTTLRLGQETTTGDAEGDVVESAPVELNEQRVREVLERFTGEIEQVPSIYSAIKQGGEPLYKKARRGEEVEEPKSRTVQIHELRLLSLDGEQLELDIRCSKGTYIRTLATDIGRALGCFAHLSELRRTASGPFRIEDAVALETLEEQSFEERRHRVLAVDAALSDFPAVELGETAAYYLLQGQPVMVPKAPEGQFLRLYDDSGKFLGVGATLADGRVAPKRLFHLP; encoded by the coding sequence ATGAGCGATGCCGTCAACGGGATCCTGCTGCTGGATAAGCCCCGGGGACTCTCCTCCAACGCCGCGCTGCAAAAGGCCAAAAAGCTCCTGAAGGCCCGAAAGGCCGGGCACACGGGCAGCCTGGACCCAATGGCCACCGGGCTGCTGCCGCTCTGCTTCGGCGAGGGGACCAAGGTTTCCAAGTTCCTGCTGGAGGCCGACAAGCGCTACTGGACAACGCTCCGTCTCGGCCAGGAGACCACCACCGGGGACGCCGAGGGCGACGTGGTAGAGAGCGCCCCAGTAGAGCTGAATGAGCAACGTGTCCGCGAGGTGCTGGAACGGTTTACGGGCGAGATCGAGCAGGTGCCTTCCATCTACTCCGCGATCAAGCAGGGCGGCGAGCCGCTCTACAAGAAGGCGCGCCGCGGCGAGGAGGTGGAGGAGCCCAAATCGCGGACGGTGCAGATCCACGAGCTCCGGCTCCTTTCCCTAGATGGGGAGCAGCTAGAGCTGGATATCCGCTGCTCCAAGGGCACCTACATCCGGACCCTGGCCACCGATATCGGCCGGGCACTGGGCTGCTTCGCCCACCTCTCGGAGCTGCGGCGCACCGCCTCCGGCCCCTTCCGTATCGAGGATGCCGTGGCGCTGGAGACCCTGGAGGAGCAATCCTTCGAGGAGCGCCGCCACCGGGTGCTCGCCGTCGATGCGGCGCTGAGCGATTTCCCGGCCGTGGAGCTCGGCGAGACCGCGGCCTACTACCTCCTGCAGGGGCAGCCCGTTATGGTGCCCAAGGCCCCGGAGGGCCAGTTCCTCCGGCTCTACGACGATTCCGGGAAGTTCCTGGGTGTTGGGGCCACGCTGGCGGACGGGCGCGTGGCCCCCAAGCGGCTCTTCCATCTGCCCTGA
- the rpsO gene encoding 30S ribosomal protein S15, with amino-acid sequence MTMTAEQKNEVISEFKQHDNDTGSPEVQIALLTTRITELTEHLKDHKQDHHSRRGLLKMVGKRRKLLDYLKGKDVNRYRTVIQRLGIRK; translated from the coding sequence ATGACCATGACCGCCGAGCAGAAAAATGAAGTCATCAGTGAATTCAAGCAGCACGACAACGACACCGGCTCTCCGGAGGTGCAGATCGCGCTGCTCACTACTCGGATCACCGAGCTGACCGAGCACCTGAAGGATCACAAGCAGGACCATCACAGTCGGCGCGGCCTGCTCAAGATGGTCGGTAAGCGGCGCAAGCTGCTCGACTACCTGAAGGGCAAGGACGTGAACCGCTATCGCACCGTGATCCAACGTCTCGGGATCCGCAAATAA
- the pnp gene encoding polyribonucleotide nucleotidyltransferase, with protein MPLEAHKVELEYGGQPLTLETGNRARQADGAVTVTLGDIVVLVTAVARKEAKPGQAFFPLTVNYQERTFAAGKIPGGFFKREGRPSEKEALTCRLIDRPIRPLFPDSFLNETQIVATVLSADGENDPDIPAMIGASAALAISGIPFDGPIGGARVGYVDGEFVLNPTFEELESSDLDLVVAGTGEAVLMVESEANRLSEQTMLDAVLFGHEKMQPVISAINDLAATVGKPRWEWEEPESDAELAAQVREIAEADLRAAYAIREKQDRQDAVGEAKDKLFEALEVDPEGDPDRAGEIKDLFKELESRIVREDVLAGEPRIDGRSLTDIRPITVETGVLPRTHGSAVFTRGETQALVVATLGSGQDAQVIDALEGETRERFMLHYNFPPFCTGETGFMGSPKRREIGHGKLAKRALEAVIPSHEDFPYTLRVVSEILESNGSSSMATVCGTSLALMDAGCPIEDPVAGIAMGLVKEGDEFAVLSDILGDEDHLGDMDFKVAGTKNGVTALQMDIKIAGITREIMANALEQARDGRMHILGEMGRVIDQARTELSQYAPRMITLKIKPEKIRDIIGPGGKNIRTLTEETGTSIDIDDDGTVYISSTNAEGAEEAKRRIEKTVEEVEEGKIYEGKVVRITDFGAFVNILPGTDGLLHISEIAPERVEKVTDYLNEGDMVRVKVLEIDNRGRIRLSKKVLDAG; from the coding sequence TTGCCGCTCGAAGCTCACAAGGTAGAACTCGAATACGGCGGGCAACCGCTCACGCTGGAGACCGGCAACCGTGCCCGCCAGGCGGACGGGGCCGTAACCGTGACGCTCGGCGACATTGTGGTGCTGGTCACCGCGGTGGCCCGGAAGGAGGCCAAGCCGGGACAGGCCTTCTTCCCGCTGACAGTGAACTATCAGGAGCGCACCTTTGCCGCCGGGAAGATCCCCGGCGGCTTTTTTAAGCGGGAAGGCCGGCCCTCCGAGAAGGAAGCGCTGACCTGCCGGCTCATCGACCGGCCCATCCGCCCTCTGTTTCCGGACTCTTTCCTCAACGAAACCCAGATCGTCGCCACCGTGCTGTCCGCTGACGGCGAGAACGATCCGGATATCCCGGCCATGATCGGCGCCTCCGCCGCCCTGGCCATCTCCGGGATTCCCTTCGACGGTCCCATCGGCGGTGCGCGGGTGGGCTACGTGGACGGCGAGTTCGTGCTCAATCCCACCTTCGAGGAGCTGGAGTCCTCCGATCTGGACCTGGTGGTGGCCGGTACCGGCGAGGCCGTATTGATGGTGGAGTCGGAGGCCAACCGCCTCTCCGAACAAACCATGCTGGACGCGGTGCTGTTCGGCCACGAGAAGATGCAGCCCGTGATCTCCGCCATCAACGATCTGGCGGCTACCGTGGGCAAGCCCCGCTGGGAGTGGGAGGAGCCCGAATCGGATGCCGAGCTGGCGGCGCAGGTGCGCGAGATCGCGGAAGCCGATCTGCGCGCGGCCTATGCCATCCGTGAGAAGCAGGATCGTCAGGACGCGGTGGGCGAGGCCAAGGACAAGCTGTTCGAGGCCCTGGAGGTGGATCCGGAAGGGGATCCCGACCGTGCCGGCGAGATCAAGGATCTGTTCAAGGAGCTGGAGAGCCGCATCGTCCGCGAGGACGTCCTGGCCGGCGAGCCGCGGATCGACGGCCGCAGTCTCACGGATATCCGGCCCATTACCGTGGAGACGGGCGTTCTGCCACGAACCCACGGCTCCGCCGTCTTTACCCGCGGGGAGACGCAGGCCCTGGTGGTCGCCACGCTGGGCTCGGGGCAGGATGCCCAGGTGATCGACGCGCTGGAGGGGGAGACCCGTGAGCGCTTCATGCTTCACTACAACTTCCCACCCTTCTGTACCGGCGAGACCGGCTTCATGGGGTCGCCCAAGCGGCGGGAGATCGGCCACGGCAAGCTGGCCAAGCGGGCCCTGGAGGCGGTGATCCCGAGCCACGAGGACTTCCCGTACACCCTCCGCGTGGTCTCGGAGATCCTGGAGTCCAACGGCAGCTCCTCCATGGCCACCGTCTGCGGCACCTCCCTCGCCCTGATGGACGCGGGCTGTCCCATCGAGGACCCGGTGGCCGGCATCGCCATGGGGCTGGTGAAAGAGGGCGACGAGTTCGCGGTGCTCTCCGACATCCTCGGCGACGAGGACCATCTCGGCGACATGGATTTCAAGGTTGCGGGGACGAAGAACGGCGTGACCGCCCTGCAGATGGATATCAAGATCGCCGGTATCACGCGGGAGATCATGGCCAATGCCCTCGAGCAGGCCCGCGACGGCCGCATGCACATCCTCGGGGAGATGGGCCGGGTGATCGATCAGGCCCGCACGGAACTTTCCCAGTATGCCCCGCGCATGATCACTTTGAAGATCAAGCCGGAGAAGATCCGAGACATCATCGGGCCCGGGGGCAAGAATATCCGCACCCTCACCGAAGAGACCGGAACCAGCATCGATATCGACGATGATGGCACGGTCTACATCTCCTCCACCAACGCCGAGGGTGCCGAGGAGGCCAAGCGGCGCATCGAGAAGACCGTTGAGGAAGTGGAGGAGGGCAAGATCTACGAAGGCAAGGTGGTCCGGATTACGGATTTCGGCGCCTTCGTGAATATCCTCCCGGGAACGGACGGCCTGCTGCACATCTCCGAGATCGCTCCGGAGCGCGTGGAGAAGGTTACCGACTACCTCAACGAGGGCGACATGGTCCGGGTTAAGGTGCTGGAGATCGACAACCGGGGCCGTATCCGGCTGTCCAAGAAGGTCCTGGACGCCGGTTGA